One genomic window of Salmo salar chromosome ssa12, Ssal_v3.1, whole genome shotgun sequence includes the following:
- the LOC106565414 gene encoding inactive dipeptidyl peptidase 10 codes for MIASTQQNMPSDMNGVAYHGPPRNWRGIGIALMVILMVISLVILSVIMLTPDDSLLLQRSRLTLEDLDKDDFKVHDSHVTWLNDDEVAFRTREGHILKHSLSENLTISLLGGSILVFSKSFSASYVIYSVGTGDFLELNPHGVKPSALQYAAWGPHGNHLIYIFQNNLYYQPGVYSGPVRLSTTGSGSVINGLSDWTYEEEILQTYPAYWWSGDGVRLAYLSINNTHTPNVEIPRFTGGPYPTGAYYSYPKAGDNIPAVTLYVVNVFSPAHTLRMTAPVSLKNRGHYISMVKWTSGTRLVVRWLNRVQNQSVLSVCEATTGVCSQEAPLFSRDGSMFYVTLPAAQGGHGEYRHIAVLPTQPLTTPMSPRFLTSGQWDVMSLCGLDEDAEKIYFISTEASKQNRHLYSVNLWGFSQRHCLTCTLSETCRFYKPQFNPSLTRVILHCLGPGIPRVTVHSTRQHFRYKVLEDNKPLSEALEGKRLPITHYRTITADHYDMHLKLGLPQGYEEGLHPLLIIVDGAPDTQAVTDRFSLGWPQVLSSIHSVALAWVDGKSGAAHGLRSPNLDPRKLSSQRVKDLLRVIEWLLELPYIDNRRIALYGKAFGGLLTLKMMAAAKIFKCAAVMAPITDFKIYNAAFSERYLGLPATEESFYNAASLLDDVVNLRDKNFLLLHGTADAHVHFQHTAELIDRLVSAKANYSLQIYPDEGHVLRRSHSDQHFRRTLTNFLQDCLAPMPPQTSDGQEDD; via the exons ATGATTCTCTTCTTCTCCAGCGCTCCCGTCTTACTCTGGAGGACCTGGACAAAGACGATTTCAAAGTTCATGACTCCCATGTGACCTGGCTCAACG ATGATGAGGTGGCCTTTCGCACCAGGGAAGGGCACATCCTGAAACACAGCCTGAGTGAGAACCTCACCATCTCTCTGCTGGGCGGAAGCATCCTA GTGTTCTCAAAATCATTTTCAGCCTCCTATGTAATTTACAGTGTGGGTACAGG GGACTTTCTTGAGCTAAACCCACACGGAGTGAAGCCATCTGCTCTTCAATATGCCGCATGGGGTCCCCATGGAAATCATTTG ATCTACATCTTTCAGAATAACCTCTACTACCAGCCCGGTGTGTACAGTGGTCCTGTACGTCTCAGCACTACAGGCAGTGGGTCTGTTATCAACGGGCTGTCAGACTGGACATatgagg AAGAGATCCTCCAGACGTATCCTGCCTACTGGTGGTCTGGAGACGGGGTACGGCTGGCGTACCTGTCcatcaacaacacacacacacccaatgtGGAGATCCCTCGTTTCACTGGAGGGCCATACCCCACAGGAGCCTACTATTCATACCCTAAG GCAGGAGATAATATCCCGGCAGTTACTCTTTACGTGGTGAACGTCTTCAGCCCTGCTCACACTCTGAGGATGACTGCTCCAGTCTCACTCAAAAacag AGGTCATTACATCTCCATGGTGAAGTGGACCAGTGGGACCAGGCTGGTTGTGCGTTGGTTGAACCGGGTCCAGAAccagtctgttctctctgtgtgcgaGGCCACCACTGGAGTCTGCTCACAG GAGGCCCCCCTCTTCTCTAGAGACGGCTCCATGTTCTATGTCACTCTGCCTGCAGCACAAGGGGGTCACGGAGAGTATCGACACATAGCTGTCCTCCCTACTCAG cctTTGACTACCCCCATGTCTCCACGATTCCTGACATCAGGGCAATGGGATGTGATGTCACTCTGTGGCCTGGATGAAGACGCAGAGAAAAT ATACTTCATCAGCACAGAGGCATCCAAACAAAACAGACACCTTTACAG tGTGAACCTCTGGGGTTTTTCTCAAAGACACTGTCTTACCTGCACACTCTCAGAGACCTGCCGCTTCTACAAGCCACAGTTCAACCCCAGCCTCACTCGTGTTATCCTCCACTGCTTgg GCCCTGGCATCCCCAGAGTGACCGTCCACAGCACCAGACAACATTTCA GGTACAAGGTCCTGGAAGACAACAAGCCTCTGTCTGAGGCGCTGGAGGGCAAACGGCTCCCCATCACACACTACAGAACCATTACAGCTGACCACTATG ATATGCATCTAAAGCTGGGTCTACCACAGGGGTATGAAGAAGGCCTGCATCCTCTCCTCATCATCGT ggaTGGAGCCCCTGACACCCAGGCAGTCACAGACCGTTTCTCTCTGGGCTGGCCCCAGGTCCTCTCCAGTATCCACAGTGTAGCTCTGGCCTGGGTGGACGGCAAAAGTGGGGCGGCACACGGCCTGAGGTCACCTAACCTTGACCCCAGGAAACTCAGCTCCCAGAGAGTCAAAGACCTGCTGAGAGTAATAGA GTGGTTGTTGGAGTTGCCGTACATTGACAACAGAAGAATTGCGCTGTATGGAAAG GCATTTGGTGGACTTCTGACACTGAAAATGATGGCAGCAGCCAAAATATTTAAATGTGCTGCAGTGATGGCTCCAATCACAGACTTCAAAATCTACA ATGCTGCTTTCTCTGAGCGATACCTGGGTCTTCCAGCCACTGAGGAGAGCTTCTACAAT GCCGCCTCTTTGCTGGATGATGTGGTCAATCTGAGGGACAAGAACTTCCTCCTTTTACATGGAACCGCAGATG CACATGTCCACTTCCAGCACACTGCCGAGCTCATAGACCGTCTGGTGTCAGCAAAGGCCAACTACTCCCTGCAAATTTACCCTGACGAGGGCCACGTTTTGAGACGGAGCCACAGTGATCAGCACTTCCGGCGCACCCTAACAAACTTTCTCCAGGACTGTCTGGCTCCTATGCCCCCTCAAACGTCTGATGGACAAGAGGATGACTGA